In Acinetobacter piscicola, a single window of DNA contains:
- the trxA gene encoding thioredoxin, with translation MSGNIVNTTDANFEADVLQSETPVLVDFWAGWCAPCKAIAPVLEVLSDEYQGKVKIVKVDVTACEATAVNYNIRNIPALLMFKNGEVVAQQIGAVPKSKLTAFIDENI, from the coding sequence ATGTCAGGCAATATCGTAAACACAACCGATGCCAACTTTGAAGCAGACGTTTTACAATCTGAAACTCCTGTACTTGTCGATTTTTGGGCAGGTTGGTGTGCACCATGTAAAGCCATTGCACCTGTACTTGAAGTTTTATCTGATGAATACCAAGGTAAAGTAAAAATCGTTAAAGTTGACGTAACTGCATGTGAAGCAACCGCAGTAAATTATAACATTCGCAACATTCCAGCATTGCTCATGTTTAAAAATGGCGAAGTTGTAGCACAACAAATCGGTGCGGTACCTAAGTCTAAATTGACTGCATTCATCGACGAAAACATCTAA
- the rho gene encoding transcription termination factor Rho: MNLTELKKKPIGELIKIAEFMGLEGMARNRKQDIIFAILKRHAMNGEEIFGDGVLEILSDGFGFLRSAAGSYLAGPDDIYVSPSQIRRFNLRTGDTITGTIRPPKEGERYFALLKVNQINYDTPENSRNKILFENLTPLFPTEQLIMELGNGSTEDLTARVVDLIAPIGKGQRSIIVAPPKAGKTMLLQNIAQSIVRNNPECFLIVLLIDERPEEVTEMERTVRGEVVASTFDESPARHVQVAEMVIEKAKRLVEHKKDVVILLDSITRLARAYNTVIPSSGKVLTGGVDAHALERPKRFFGAARNIEEGGSLTIISTALIETGSKMDEVIYEEFKGTGNQEITLDRRIAEKRVFPAMNIKKSGTRREERLMSEENLRKVWILRKLLHTQDELAAMEFLLDRMKETKTNDDFFDQMKRKATN; encoded by the coding sequence ATGAACTTAACTGAACTCAAGAAAAAACCGATTGGCGAACTCATTAAGATTGCGGAGTTTATGGGCCTTGAAGGAATGGCTCGTAACCGTAAACAAGACATTATTTTTGCCATCTTAAAACGCCATGCAATGAATGGCGAAGAAATTTTTGGTGATGGTGTTCTAGAAATTTTGTCTGATGGGTTTGGCTTCTTACGCTCGGCTGCTGGCTCTTACCTTGCAGGACCAGATGATATCTATGTGAGCCCGTCACAAATTCGCCGTTTTAACCTTAGAACTGGTGACACCATTACTGGTACAATTCGCCCACCAAAAGAAGGCGAACGCTATTTTGCTTTACTTAAAGTAAATCAAATTAACTATGACACACCTGAGAATTCACGTAATAAAATCTTATTTGAAAACTTAACACCTTTATTCCCGACTGAACAATTGATCATGGAATTAGGCAATGGTTCAACCGAGGATTTAACCGCACGTGTAGTTGATTTGATCGCACCGATTGGTAAAGGTCAACGTTCAATCATTGTTGCACCGCCAAAAGCCGGTAAAACAATGTTATTACAAAACATTGCACAATCTATCGTACGTAATAACCCTGAATGCTTCCTGATCGTTCTTCTCATTGATGAACGTCCTGAAGAAGTCACAGAAATGGAACGTACAGTACGTGGTGAAGTCGTTGCCTCTACATTTGATGAATCACCTGCTCGTCATGTACAAGTTGCTGAAATGGTGATTGAAAAAGCAAAACGTCTCGTCGAACATAAAAAAGATGTCGTGATTTTACTTGATTCAATCACGCGTCTCGCACGTGCCTATAACACGGTTATTCCGTCGTCAGGTAAAGTACTGACAGGTGGTGTAGATGCACATGCTTTAGAGCGTCCAAAACGTTTCTTTGGTGCGGCACGTAATATTGAAGAAGGTGGCTCTCTCACCATCATTTCTACTGCCTTGATTGAAACAGGCAGTAAAATGGATGAAGTGATCTATGAAGAATTCAAAGGTACAGGTAACCAAGAGATTACACTTGATCGCCGTATTGCTGAAAAACGCGTCTTCCCTGCAATGAATATCAAAAAATCAGGTACTCGTCGTGAAGAACGCTTAATGAGCGAAGAAAATCTACGCAAGGTTTGGATTTTACGTAAACTTTTACATACACAAGATGAATTAGCAGCGATGGAATTCCTACTTGACCGTATGAAAGAAACGAAGACCAACGATGATTTCTTTGATCAGATGAAGCGTAAAGCCACTAACTAA
- a CDS encoding integration host factor subunit alpha gives MTALTKAEMADHLSELTSLNRREAKQMVELFFDEISQALIAGEQVKLSGFGNFELRDKRQRPGRNPKTGEEIPISARRVVTFRAGQKFRQRVGTEQED, from the coding sequence ATGACAGCATTAACAAAAGCAGAAATGGCTGATCATTTAAGTGAGCTTACGAGTTTAAATCGTCGTGAAGCAAAACAAATGGTTGAGTTATTCTTTGATGAAATTAGCCAAGCATTGATTGCTGGCGAACAAGTGAAACTTTCAGGATTTGGTAATTTTGAATTGCGTGACAAACGTCAGCGCCCTGGTCGTAATCCAAAAACTGGGGAAGAGATTCCAATTTCTGCACGCCGTGTTGTGACTTTCCGTGCGGGTCAGAAATTTAGACAACGTGTTGGTACTGAACAAGAGGATTAA
- the pheT gene encoding phenylalanine--tRNA ligase subunit beta, whose translation MKISENWLRTWVNPAIDSETLSDQLTMLGLEIDDLTPAAKAFTGVVVGEVLTVEQHPDADRLRVTTVNIGSGEPLQIVCGAPNVRAGMKAPVATIGAVLPGDFKIKKGKLRGIESQGMLCGASEIDLEDKIDGLLELPDDAPVGVNIREYLNLDDNVIDISITPNRGDCFSIRGIAREIGVINQLAVTAPEIKEVVATIADQKQVVVTTEGCPRYLGRVIKNVNTKAPTPTWMEQALARSGIRQHSILVDITNYVLMELGQPLHAFDGGKVQGSVHVRQATANEKLVLLNEQEVELSENVMVIADDAKALAIAGIMGGLSSAVSDETTEIFLESAFFEPIHIAGRARSFGLHTDASQRYERGVDFELPMLAMHRASQLIHELAGGEFGPITMAEQAALLPKREAIELNQAQVDQLLGYTVASDFITDALQRLGCDVTVKAQGEWVVVPPSHRYDMVIYQDLIEEVARIHGYDNIQMSLPVIDVKLAKHQDQFELPQLRQTLVTLGYQEAISFSFADLKLEKQLNSQVNPLALANPISSDLAVMRSTLLSSLIPCVQYNVNRQQSRVRFFELGLRFDYQDAQGIDDLKQIPTLAMIATGAKQAESWHGKPQAMDFFDFKGEVEELLAAARVQVEYVRSEREWLHPGQAAEILVAGKSIGYLGRLHPSLENELDLATTWVAELDQLVVLQTYVSNFTELSRFPSVRRDIAVLISDKINVSEIQQLIEKTGGELLDSTWLFDVYTGQGVAEGKRSLAFALLWQHPTRTLEDAEIKSGMDNIIQVLQDTYEATLRAS comes from the coding sequence ATGAAAATTAGCGAAAATTGGCTACGCACGTGGGTAAACCCTGCTATTGATAGCGAAACTTTATCTGACCAACTCACCATGTTGGGTCTTGAAATTGATGATTTAACACCTGCGGCTAAAGCATTTACAGGTGTGGTTGTGGGTGAAGTACTGACAGTTGAACAACATCCCGATGCCGACCGTTTGCGTGTAACTACAGTCAATATTGGTTCAGGTGAGCCATTACAAATTGTATGTGGTGCACCAAACGTACGTGCAGGTATGAAAGCACCTGTTGCAACGATTGGCGCAGTACTTCCTGGCGATTTCAAAATTAAGAAAGGCAAACTGCGTGGTATCGAATCACAAGGCATGTTGTGTGGTGCTTCGGAAATTGATCTTGAAGATAAAATTGATGGTCTGTTAGAACTTCCTGATGATGCACCTGTAGGTGTGAATATCCGTGAATATTTAAATTTAGATGATAATGTCATTGATATCAGTATCACCCCAAACCGTGGTGACTGTTTTAGTATCCGTGGTATTGCGCGTGAAATTGGGGTGATTAACCAACTTGCTGTAACCGCACCCGAAATTAAAGAAGTTGTGGCAACAATTGCAGATCAGAAGCAAGTTGTAGTGACAACCGAAGGTTGCCCACGTTATTTAGGTCGTGTGATCAAAAATGTCAATACCAAAGCGCCTACACCTACATGGATGGAACAAGCGCTTGCTCGTTCAGGTATTCGTCAGCACAGCATCTTGGTGGATATTACCAACTATGTATTGATGGAACTTGGTCAACCTTTACATGCCTTTGATGGGGGGAAAGTTCAAGGTTCAGTGCATGTTCGTCAAGCCACTGCGAATGAAAAGCTCGTATTGTTAAATGAGCAAGAAGTTGAGCTTTCTGAAAATGTCATGGTCATTGCAGATGATGCCAAAGCATTGGCAATTGCAGGCATCATGGGTGGTTTATCTTCAGCGGTGTCTGATGAAACGACTGAAATTTTCCTTGAATCAGCATTCTTTGAACCTATTCATATTGCAGGTCGTGCCCGTAGTTTCGGTTTACACACCGATGCATCTCAGCGTTATGAGCGTGGTGTAGATTTTGAATTGCCAATGCTTGCGATGCATCGTGCATCACAGTTGATTCATGAACTTGCAGGTGGTGAGTTTGGTCCAATCACTATGGCTGAACAGGCAGCATTATTACCAAAACGTGAAGCGATTGAATTGAATCAAGCACAAGTGGATCAGTTATTAGGTTATACCGTTGCCTCTGACTTTATTACTGATGCATTACAACGTTTAGGTTGTGACGTGACTGTAAAAGCGCAAGGTGAGTGGGTGGTTGTACCACCATCGCACCGTTATGATATGGTGATCTATCAAGACTTAATCGAAGAAGTAGCGCGTATTCATGGTTATGACAATATTCAAATGAGCCTGCCTGTGATCGATGTGAAATTAGCGAAACATCAAGATCAATTTGAGTTGCCACAATTACGTCAAACTTTGGTGACTTTAGGTTACCAAGAAGCGATTAGCTTTAGCTTTGCAGATTTAAAACTTGAAAAACAGTTGAATTCACAAGTAAATCCTTTGGCTTTAGCAAACCCGATTTCAAGTGATCTTGCTGTTATGCGTTCAACTTTGTTGTCGAGTTTGATTCCATGTGTACAATACAATGTGAATCGTCAACAAAGCCGTGTGCGTTTCTTTGAGTTAGGCTTACGTTTTGATTATCAAGATGCACAAGGTATTGATGATCTTAAACAGATTCCTACATTGGCAATGATTGCCACAGGTGCTAAACAAGCTGAATCATGGCATGGTAAACCACAAGCAATGGATTTCTTTGACTTTAAAGGTGAAGTAGAGGAATTACTTGCTGCTGCGCGTGTACAGGTTGAATATGTGCGTTCTGAGCGCGAATGGTTGCATCCTGGACAAGCTGCTGAAATATTAGTTGCTGGAAAATCGATTGGTTATTTAGGTCGTTTACATCCATCATTGGAAAATGAACTAGATTTGGCAACAACTTGGGTTGCAGAACTCGATCAATTGGTTGTTTTGCAAACTTATGTATCTAATTTTACAGAATTATCACGATTTCCATCGGTTAGACGTGATATTGCTGTTTTAATTAGTGATAAGATTAATGTCAGTGAAATTCAGCAACTTATCGAAAAAACGGGTGGTGAGCTCTTAGACTCAACTTGGTTATTCGATGTGTACACAGGTCAAGGTGTGGCAGAAGGCAAGCGCTCTCTAGCATTTGCATTATTATGGCAACATCCAACGCGTACACTTGAAGATGCTGAAATAAAATCTGGTATGGACAACATTATACAAGTGTTGCAAGACACTTATGAAGCGACATTGAGGGCCTCATGA
- the pheS gene encoding phenylalanine--tRNA ligase subunit alpha, with translation MSLEALTTEALAAIAAAQDLATLDQVRVQFTGKKSQLAEQSKSLGKMDPEERKAFGAQIHAVREAINAALTERQAALQKAALEQKLASETIDITLPGRGQTIGSIHPVTQVQERICQFFTKAGFTVATGPEVEDDYHNFEALNIPGHHPARAMHDTFYFDATHLLRTHTSGVQIRTMETQQPPIRIVCPGRVYRCDSDQTHSPMFHQIEGLYVAENTSFAELKGLLVNLLNEFFEKDLKVRFRPSYFPFTEPSAEVDIMDERGKWLEVLGCGMVHPNVLQAAGIDPEKYKGFAFGLGVERFAMLRYGINDLRMFYQNDVRFLRQFA, from the coding sequence ATGTCACTGGAAGCCCTGACCACTGAAGCGCTCGCTGCGATTGCAGCAGCTCAAGACCTTGCTACACTCGACCAAGTGCGAGTGCAATTTACAGGGAAAAAAAGCCAGCTTGCGGAACAATCTAAGTCGTTGGGTAAAATGGATCCCGAAGAGCGTAAAGCTTTTGGTGCGCAAATTCATGCGGTACGTGAAGCAATCAACGCTGCCTTAACTGAGCGTCAAGCAGCATTACAAAAAGCAGCACTAGAACAAAAGCTTGCAAGTGAAACGATTGATATTACTTTGCCAGGTCGTGGGCAAACTATTGGTAGCATTCATCCTGTGACGCAAGTTCAAGAGCGTATTTGTCAATTCTTTACTAAAGCTGGATTTACGGTTGCGACGGGTCCTGAAGTAGAAGATGACTACCATAACTTTGAAGCATTAAACATTCCGGGGCATCATCCTGCGCGTGCGATGCATGATACGTTTTATTTTGATGCGACACATTTGTTACGTACACACACATCAGGTGTACAAATTCGTACTATGGAAACGCAACAACCACCGATTCGTATCGTTTGCCCGGGTCGTGTTTATCGTTGTGACTCGGATCAAACTCATTCACCGATGTTCCATCAAATTGAAGGTTTATACGTTGCAGAAAATACCAGCTTTGCTGAACTAAAAGGTTTATTGGTGAATCTTTTAAATGAATTCTTTGAAAAAGATTTAAAAGTACGTTTCCGCCCTTCTTATTTCCCATTTACAGAGCCAAGTGCTGAAGTGGATATTATGGATGAACGTGGTAAATGGCTTGAAGTTTTAGGTTGCGGTATGGTGCATCCAAATGTATTACAAGCTGCGGGCATTGATCCTGAGAAATATAAAGGTTTTGCTTTTGGTTTAGGGGTAGAGCGTTTTGCGATGTTACGTTATGGCATCAATGACTTACGTATGTTCTATCAAAATGATGTGCGTTTCTTACGCCAATTTGCTTAA
- a CDS encoding NADAR family protein, whose product MSDQRYLTDLQEALRKGKNFKYLCFWGHTPKQQDLVDKSCFSQWYPAAFQVDGIDYKTAEHFMMAQKARLFADEEIFQNIIQANHPNEAKALGRKVKNYQEDVWLKHRFDIVVQGNLAKFSQNAELRKYLLDTGDRVLVEASPVDKIWGIGLAADDKNAEKPLQWKGLNLLGFALMEVRKQL is encoded by the coding sequence ATGTCAGATCAACGCTATTTAACAGATTTACAAGAAGCCCTTAGAAAGGGAAAAAACTTTAAATATCTTTGCTTTTGGGGACATACGCCCAAGCAACAAGATCTTGTGGATAAAAGCTGTTTTAGCCAATGGTATCCTGCGGCTTTTCAGGTCGATGGAATCGACTATAAAACGGCTGAACATTTTATGATGGCGCAAAAAGCGCGGTTATTTGCGGACGAAGAGATTTTTCAAAATATTATTCAGGCAAATCATCCTAATGAAGCCAAAGCTTTGGGACGAAAAGTCAAAAATTATCAGGAAGATGTATGGCTAAAGCATCGTTTTGATATTGTGGTGCAAGGTAATTTAGCAAAGTTTTCGCAAAACGCGGAATTGAGAAAGTATTTATTGGACACAGGAGATCGTGTGTTGGTCGAAGCATCGCCTGTCGATAAAATTTGGGGCATTGGTTTAGCTGCGGATGATAAAAATGCTGAAAAACCATTGCAATGGAAAGGTTTAAATCTGTTAGGTTTTGCATTGATGGAAGTGAGGAAGCAACTTTAA
- the rplT gene encoding 50S ribosomal protein L20: MARVKRGVQAHRRHKKILARAKGYYGARSRVYRVAFQAVIKAGQYAYRDRRQKKRQFRALWIARINAGARQNGLSYSRMISGLKKAQVIIDRRVLADIAMHDAVAFAALAEKAKGALAA; the protein is encoded by the coding sequence ATGGCTCGTGTAAAACGTGGTGTACAGGCTCATCGCCGTCATAAAAAAATTCTTGCTCGTGCTAAAGGTTACTATGGCGCGCGTTCACGTGTTTATCGTGTAGCGTTCCAAGCAGTAATCAAAGCAGGTCAATACGCTTACCGTGACCGTCGTCAAAAGAAACGTCAATTCCGCGCTTTGTGGATTGCACGTATCAATGCGGGCGCACGTCAAAATGGTTTATCGTACAGCCGTATGATTTCTGGCTTGAAAAAAGCGCAAGTGATCATCGACCGTCGCGTACTTGCTGACATCGCTATGCATGACGCAGTTGCATTTGCTGCTTTAGCTGAAAAAGCGAAAGGTGCATTGGCTGCATAA
- the rpmI gene encoding 50S ribosomal protein L35 — protein sequence MAKLKTRRGAAKRFKATANGFKRKQAFKRHILTKKSAKRIRQLRGCVMVHVSDMNSVRRMCPYI from the coding sequence ATGGCTAAGTTAAAAACTCGCCGTGGTGCAGCTAAGCGTTTCAAAGCGACTGCTAACGGTTTCAAGCGTAAACAAGCGTTCAAACGCCACATTTTGACCAAAAAATCTGCTAAACGTATTCGTCAATTGCGCGGTTGTGTCATGGTTCACGTAAGTGACATGAATTCAGTTCGTCGTATGTGCCCATACATCTAA
- a CDS encoding MFS transporter, whose amino-acid sequence MNPAQDAFAALRYRDFSIVTVNQFCLTLAILIQEIIVAYSLYQITKDPLTLGLIGLAEAIPFIALSLWGGYFADKFNKQIIMKICLFFAFPLPLVLWWLFHSYDHGHIGIQTLSWGIYAVIFGLGTIRGFYNPSATSLKPFLIPRELYANGATWTTIGWQSGVIIGPMLGGFMLAWLGRETSLLSVAVLLFICFFLISLLKKRIFPTMEKDNLWDSLSEGFRFIWKTKIVLWAISLDLVSVLFGGVIALLPIFAEDILKIGPEGLGYLRSAPSIGALITMIVLTKFPPTHHAWRNMLLAVAGFGVFTLVFAFSNTLWLSLFALAMTGACDSISVVVRQTILQVYPPENMRGRVAAVNGMFVSSSNELGAFESGLAAKYMGTIAATVFGGCMTMVVVAISWAKTQDLFKVDITQGHDDLRK is encoded by the coding sequence ATGAACCCTGCACAGGATGCATTCGCAGCGCTCCGCTACCGAGATTTCTCTATCGTCACCGTTAACCAATTTTGTTTAACTTTAGCGATTTTGATTCAGGAAATTATTGTTGCTTATTCTTTATATCAAATTACCAAAGATCCCCTAACACTTGGTTTAATTGGTTTAGCTGAAGCAATTCCTTTCATCGCGCTTTCATTATGGGGTGGTTATTTCGCGGATAAATTCAACAAACAAATCATTATGAAAATTTGTTTATTTTTCGCCTTTCCTCTTCCACTGGTTTTATGGTGGTTATTTCATAGCTATGATCATGGGCATATCGGGATTCAGACATTATCATGGGGAATTTATGCCGTTATTTTTGGATTAGGTACAATTCGTGGTTTTTACAATCCCTCTGCAACATCGCTAAAGCCATTTCTCATTCCACGTGAGTTATATGCCAATGGTGCAACATGGACCACCATTGGTTGGCAAAGTGGCGTCATTATCGGTCCAATGCTCGGTGGTTTTATGTTGGCATGGCTCGGACGAGAAACCAGTTTATTATCGGTTGCTGTTTTACTGTTTATTTGCTTTTTCCTGATTTCACTTCTTAAAAAGCGCATTTTTCCTACGATGGAAAAAGATAATTTATGGGATAGTTTAAGTGAAGGTTTCCGTTTTATCTGGAAAACTAAAATCGTATTGTGGGCGATTTCACTTGATCTCGTATCTGTATTGTTCGGTGGTGTGATTGCTCTACTCCCGATATTTGCTGAAGATATTTTAAAAATTGGTCCAGAAGGTTTAGGATATTTACGTTCAGCCCCTTCAATCGGTGCACTAATCACCATGATTGTTCTCACCAAGTTCCCACCAACACATCATGCATGGCGTAATATGCTTTTGGCAGTTGCTGGTTTTGGTGTATTCACGCTTGTTTTTGCATTTTCAAATACACTTTGGCTTTCTCTTTTTGCTTTAGCCATGACGGGTGCATGTGACAGTATCTCAGTCGTCGTACGTCAAACTATTTTACAAGTGTATCCACCTGAAAATATGCGTGGTCGTGTTGCTGCGGTAAATGGCATGTTTGTATCAAGCAGTAATGAACTGGGTGCTTTTGAGTCAGGTCTTGCAGCCAAATATATGGGAACGATTGCTGCTACTGTTTTTGGTGGTTGTATGACTATGGTTGTCGTTGCGATCAGTTGGGCAAAAACACAGGACTTATTCAAAGTCGATATTACCCAAGGTCATGATGATTTAAGAAAATAA
- a CDS encoding energy transducer TonB, which yields MKIKTLILLSSILCGYSYADINLNNSPKEVKVQPSGISWLRTPNIEFEDTDLKGKSRQLLAHLYVNEIGKVTQVEIIKSTGLDRLDRKISSSLKNARFKPYIENGQASSFIAEIPINLNTNSPSSISPECKIKLHSNAYDAQHKGEKTSFKYEQTLRSIYLDRNLFTKTSPSISVSFTMKKNTITHPEIKEIESSGNRYIDEQIKQIISNTAVQSKKSWFPFFKMTATDQIRLDSSDCEND from the coding sequence ATGAAAATTAAAACTTTGATTTTACTGAGCAGTATTTTATGTGGCTATTCCTATGCCGATATCAATCTAAATAACAGCCCCAAAGAGGTTAAAGTACAACCTAGCGGCATTAGTTGGCTTAGAACTCCAAATATTGAATTTGAAGACACTGATCTAAAAGGTAAATCTCGTCAATTGCTTGCACATTTATATGTAAATGAGATAGGCAAAGTGACTCAAGTCGAAATCATCAAAAGTACAGGCTTAGATCGTTTGGATCGAAAAATAAGTTCATCCTTAAAAAATGCAAGATTTAAGCCGTATATAGAGAATGGTCAAGCCTCTTCATTCATTGCTGAAATACCTATTAATCTGAATACTAACTCTCCAAGTAGCATTTCACCTGAATGCAAAATAAAACTTCATTCAAATGCTTATGATGCTCAACACAAAGGCGAAAAAACCTCATTTAAATATGAACAAACTTTGCGATCTATCTACTTAGACAGAAATCTGTTCACTAAAACCAGTCCATCTATCTCCGTATCATTCACGATGAAAAAAAATACGATAACCCATCCAGAGATTAAAGAGATAGAAAGCTCTGGTAATCGATATATCGATGAACAAATCAAACAAATCATCTCCAATACCGCAGTTCAATCTAAAAAATCATGGTTTCCATTTTTTAAAATGACTGCTACAGATCAAATTCGTCTCGATAGCAGTGATTGTGAAAATGATTAA
- a CDS encoding YqaA family protein: protein MAYFLLFLSAFGAATLLPLQSEAVLVGLLAQEKYSVFGLVLIASIGNILGSCINWYLGLKIEQFKHKKWFPVTEQNMLKAEKTYQKYGFWSLFLSWMPIIGDPITLIAGLLKESFWRFLLIVTLAKTGRYIFIYLLYIGLF from the coding sequence ATGGCATATTTTTTACTGTTTTTATCTGCGTTTGGTGCAGCGACTTTACTTCCTTTACAGTCTGAAGCAGTGTTAGTTGGCTTATTAGCTCAAGAGAAATATTCAGTTTTTGGATTGGTTTTAATTGCATCTATAGGGAATATATTAGGTTCGTGTATAAATTGGTACTTGGGTTTAAAAATAGAGCAATTTAAACATAAAAAATGGTTTCCTGTAACTGAACAGAATATGTTAAAAGCCGAAAAGACTTATCAAAAATATGGGTTTTGGTCGTTATTTCTCAGTTGGATGCCGATTATTGGAGATCCAATTACTTTAATTGCTGGATTGCTGAAAGAAAGTTTTTGGCGATTTTTATTGATTGTCACGCTAGCAAAGACAGGCAGATATATTTTTATCTACCTGTTGTATATAGGATTATTTTAA
- a CDS encoding glutathione S-transferase N-terminal domain-containing protein, with the protein MIDLYYWGTPNGHKITIALEEMGLDYQIFPINILENDQFQPDFLRISPNNKIPAIVDQNGPNGEAISVFESGAILQYLGRKTGLYYPENEQDRVEVEQWLMWQMGGFGPMLGQNHHFSRFAKEQVPYAIDRFVSETQRLYSVLNKQLIGQKFVAGEYSIADMAILPWILRHEWQQINLDDYPYVKAYVERMTARPAVQRALSIKV; encoded by the coding sequence ATGATTGATCTTTATTATTGGGGAACACCCAATGGACATAAAATAACCATTGCACTTGAGGAAATGGGCTTAGATTATCAAATTTTTCCAATTAATATTTTGGAAAATGATCAATTTCAACCTGATTTTTTACGTATTTCGCCAAATAATAAAATTCCTGCGATTGTTGATCAAAATGGACCAAATGGTGAGGCGATTTCAGTTTTTGAATCAGGTGCAATTTTACAATATTTAGGTCGTAAAACAGGTTTATATTATCCTGAAAACGAACAGGATCGTGTTGAAGTAGAGCAATGGTTGATGTGGCAAATGGGCGGGTTTGGTCCAATGTTAGGACAGAACCATCATTTTAGTCGTTTTGCTAAAGAGCAAGTGCCTTATGCTATAGATCGTTTTGTGAGTGAAACGCAACGCTTATATTCAGTTTTAAACAAGCAATTAATTGGGCAAAAATTTGTCGCAGGAGAATATTCAATTGCTGATATGGCGATCTTACCTTGGATCTTACGTCATGAGTGGCAACAAATTAATTTAGATGATTATCCTTATGTGAAAGCGTATGTAGAACGTATGACGGCACGTCCCGCAGTACAGCGAGCATTATCGATCAAAGTCTAA
- a CDS encoding Hsp20 family protein has product MSNLNLHPLFRRSIGFDRLNDFIDYAMQSDAPNYPPYNIEKSGENRYRIVVATAGFSLEELGLSLENQLLTISGKPEAVQKESTEYLHKGIARRAFKLSLRLDEHIEVQQADYENGLLIIDLERIIPEEKLPREIPIGKKKLLLDQPESTDKTVSIE; this is encoded by the coding sequence ATGAGTAATCTAAATCTTCATCCTTTATTTCGTCGTAGCATTGGATTTGACCGTTTAAATGATTTTATTGACTACGCCATGCAAAGTGATGCACCCAACTACCCTCCATATAACATAGAGAAATCTGGTGAAAACCGTTATCGCATTGTGGTGGCTACCGCAGGTTTTAGCCTAGAGGAATTAGGACTGAGTCTAGAAAATCAGTTACTTACCATTTCAGGTAAACCTGAGGCTGTTCAGAAAGAATCAACTGAATATCTGCATAAAGGAATCGCGCGTCGTGCTTTTAAATTGTCTTTACGCTTAGATGAACATATTGAAGTTCAACAAGCTGATTATGAGAATGGTTTATTGATCATTGACTTGGAACGAATCATACCAGAAGAAAAACTTCCACGCGAAATCCCAATTGGTAAGAAAAAACTTTTACTTGATCAGCCTGAATCTACAGACAAAACTGTAAGTATTGAGTAA
- the infC gene encoding translation initiation factor IF-3, giving the protein MKQPDRNQQQGAKSNRPALNDEIKAKEVRLVAADGEQKGIVTLAEALRAAEDADLDLVEIVANAEPPVCKIMDFNKHLFDLKQKQKDAKKKQHQVQVKEIKLRPGTDVGDYNVKLRAILKFLEEGNKVKITLRFRGREMAHQQLGLAQLQKIEADVAESGVVEQAPKMEGRQMGMLLGPKKKK; this is encoded by the coding sequence ATTAAACAGCCTGACCGTAACCAACAACAAGGTGCTAAAAGCAATCGTCCTGCATTAAACGACGAGATTAAGGCAAAAGAAGTCCGTCTCGTTGCTGCAGATGGAGAACAAAAAGGCATTGTGACGCTTGCAGAAGCGTTGCGTGCTGCTGAAGACGCAGATCTTGACCTTGTTGAGATTGTGGCAAATGCAGAACCGCCTGTTTGTAAAATCATGGACTTTAACAAGCATTTATTTGATTTAAAGCAAAAGCAAAAAGATGCTAAGAAGAAACAGCATCAAGTGCAAGTTAAAGAAATCAAATTGCGTCCTGGTACAGATGTTGGTGATTACAACGTTAAGTTGCGTGCTATTCTGAAATTCCTTGAAGAAGGCAACAAAGTCAAAATTACTCTACGTTTCCGTGGTCGTGAAATGGCTCACCAACAGTTAGGTTTGGCTCAATTACAAAAAATTGAGGCTGATGTGGCTGAAAGTGGTGTTGTTGAACAAGCACCAAAAATGGAAGGTCGTCAAATGGGTATGTTACTTGGTCCTAAAAAGAAAAAGTAA